The Panicum hallii strain FIL2 chromosome 9, PHallii_v3.1, whole genome shotgun sequence genome has a window encoding:
- the LOC112874731 gene encoding triacylglycerol lipase SDP1-like: protein MDESGEASVGAFRIGPSTLLGRGVALRVLLFSSLWRLRARAHAAISRVRSATVPVLASWLHLRNTHGVLLMVVLFALFLRKLSGPRSRAALARRRRLCEKVMRHAATYEEWARAAKVLDKMSEQVHEADFYDEELIRSRLEELRRRREDGSLRDVAFCMRGDLMRNLGNMCNPELHKGRLEVPKLIKEYIDEVSTQLKMVCEFDTDELLLEEKLAFVQETRHAFGRTALLLSGGASLGSFHVGVVKTLVEHKLLPRIIAGSSVGSIICSIVATRTWPEIESFFTDSLQTLQFFDRIGGIFAVMRRVTTYGALHDISQMQRLLRDLTSNLTFQEAYDMTGRVLGITVCSPRKNEPPRCLNYLTSPHVVIWSAVTASCAFPGLFEAQELMAKDRFGNIVPFHAPFSTDPELGPGASKRRWRDGSLEMDLPMMRLKELFNVNHFIVSQTNPHISPLLRMKELVRAYGGRFAGKLARLAEMEVKYRCNQILEMGLPMGGLAKLFAQDWEGDVTMVMPATVAQYLKIIQNPTYAELQLAANQGRRSTWEKLSAIRANCAIELALDESIAVLNHKRRLKRSIERTAAASQGHSNYVRLKTPRRVPSWSCISRENSSESLSEEISAVATSSTQQGAVLVVGTPNISHHVRRNSYDGSESESETIDLNSWTRSGGPLMRTASADKFISFIHNLEIDTEFSRACTVEGDTTGILSESTFPKDPWPNNSYRVATPDRCTEVSETESCHTVNTRASQASTPTSIAVSEGELLQPESTTNSILLNIVKGDALHAHHNNVTELAESSLAEAYVEPCDTISGSESAEDNKDAVDSSNPSLDNADLVTSHQSSVDE, encoded by the exons ATGGACGAGTCCGGGGAAGCAAGCGTCGGCGCCTTCAGGATCGGGCCGTCGACGCTGCTCGGCCGTGGGGTCGCGCTCCGCGTGCTCCTTTTCAGCTCGCTGTGGCGCCTgcgggcgcgcgcgcacgccgccatCTCGCGCGTGCGCAGCGCGACGGTGCCGGTGCTGGCGTCCTGGCTGCACCTCAGGAACACTCATGGCGTCCTCCTGATGGTCGTCCTCTTTGCCCTCTTCCTGAGGAAGCTCTCCGGCCCGCGGtcgcgggcggcgctggcgcgcCGGCGTAGGCTATGCGAGAAGGTCATGCGTCATGCCGCGACGTACGAGGAGTGGGCGCGCGCCGCCAAGGTGCTCGACAAGATGTCCGAGCAGGTCCACGAGGCGGATTTCTACGACGAGGAGCTGATCAGGAGTAGGCTTGAGGAGCTCCGGAGACGGAGGGAGGATGGGTCGCTCCGGGATGTTGCGTTCTGTATGCGCGGCGATCTCATGAGGAACTTGGGGAACATGTGCAACCCTGAGCTTCACAAGGGCAGGCTTGAG GTCCCTAAGCTTATAAAGGAATATATTGATGAGGTTTCTACTCAATTGAAAATGGTGTGTGAATTTGACACTGACGAGTTGCTATTGGAAGAGAAGCTTGCCTTTGTTCAAGAGACCAGGCATGCCTTTGGGAGGACAGCACTACTCTTAAGTGGGGGCGCCTCACTGGGGTCTTTCCATGTAGGTGTAGTGAAAACATTGGTTGAGCATAAGCTTCTGCCTCGGATTATAGCAGGATCAAGCGTTGGTTCCATTATATGTTCAATTGTTGCTACCCGAACATGGCCTGAGATTGAGAGCTTCTTCACAGACTCATTACAGACCTTGCAGTTCTTTGATAGGATAGGTGGAATTTTTGCAGTGATGAGGCGTGTCACCACTTATGGTGCACTACATGACATTAGCCAGATGCAAAGGCTTCTGAGGGATCTCACAAGTAACTTAACATTTCAAGAGGCTTACGACATGACTGGCCGTGTCCTTGGGATCACTGTTTGCTCTCCTAGAAAAAATGAGCCACCCCGCTGCCTCAACTATCTGACCTCACCTCACGTTGTTATTTGGAGTGCTGTAACTGCCTCTTGTGCATTTCCTGGGCTCTTCGAAGCTCAGGAACTGATGGCAAAGGATAGATTTGGCAACATAGTTCCCTTCCACGCACCCTTTTCGACAGATCCTGAACTAGGTCCTGGAGCATCAAAGCGCCGGTGGAGAGATGGGAGCTTGGAGATGGATTTGCCCATGATGAGACTCAAGGAACTGTTTAATGTAAATCATTTCATTGTGAGCCAAACTAATCCTCACATTTCTCCACTCCTCCGAATGAAAGAGCTTGTTAGAGCCTATGGAGGCCGCTTTGCTGGAAAG CTTGCTCGTCTTGCTGAGATGGAAGTTAAGTATCGGTGTAACCAAATTCTAGAGATGGGTCTTCCAATGGGAGGACTTGCAAAGTTGTTTGCTCAGGACTGGGAGGGTGATGTCACCATGGTTATGCCAGCAACAGTAGCTCAG TATCTAAAGATTATACAGAATCCAACATATGCGGAACTCCAGTTGGCTGCCAACCAAGGCCGCAGGTCCACTTGGGAGAAGCTCTCTGCAATTAGAGCAAACTGTGCCATTGAACTTGCATTGGATGAATCTATAGCGGTTTTAAACCACAAACGGCGACTAAAAAGAAGCATTGAAAGGACCGCAGCAGCTTCCCAGGGACATTCTAACTATGTTCGACTCAAAACACCAAGGAGGGTACCATCATGGAGCTGCATCAGTCGAGAGAATTCTTCAGAATCTCTCTCAGAAGAAATTTCTGCTGTTGCTACTTCATCCACGCAGCAAGGTGCTGTTCTTGTTGTCGGCACACCAAATATTTCTCACCACGTCCGGCGCAATTCTTATGACGGAAGTGAGAGCGAATCAGAAACCATTGACCTTAATTCCTGGACCAGGAGTGGTGGGCCTCTAATGAGGACAGCATCTGCTGACAAGTTCATCAGTTTCATCCACAATCTTGAGATTGACACTGAATTTAGTAGGGCCTGTACTGTAGAAGGTGATACTACAGGCATTTTGTCGGAATCTACCTTTCCAAAGGATCCATGGCCAAACAATAGTTATAGAGTTGCTACGCCAGATAGATGCACAGAAGTTTCTGAGACTGAGTCGTGCCACACTGTCAACACCAGAGCTAGTCAAGCTTCTACGCCCACAAGCATCGCTGTTTCTGAAGGAGAGTTGCTACAGCCTGAAAGTACTACAAATAGTATTCTACTTAACATTGTGAAAGGAGATGCTCTGCATGCTCATCATAACAATGTAACCGAATTGGCCGAGAGCTCCTTGGCTGAAGCATATGTGGAACCTTGTGACACCATCTCAGGGTCCGAATCTGCTGAAGATAACAAGGATGCAGTTGACTCAAGCAATCCCTCACTTGATAATGCTGATCTTGTAACTTCACATCAATCTTCAGTTGATGAATAG
- the LOC112877970 gene encoding nudix hydrolase 16, mitochondrial-like isoform X2: MCDLVARTGRHQQRYEDGRRLVAGCIPFRYRANNDETSDDEHKKLVEVLMINSQSGPGLLFPKGGWENDETVEEAAAREAIEEAGVRGDIVHLLGFYDFKSKTHQDACCPEGMCRAAVFALHVKEELTSWPEQSTRQRTWLTVPEAASQCRYQWMQEALLTGFSDWHDKWSRGGGGTNCDPA, translated from the exons ATGTGTGACCTGGTGGCCCGCACGGGCCGGCATCAGCAGCGGTACGAGGATGGCCGTCGGCTAGTGGCCGG GTGCATACCATTTAGGTATAGAGCTAATAATGATGAAACCTCTGATGATGAACACAAGAAACTTGTGGAAGTTCTCATGATAAATTCCCAAAGTGGACCTGGTCTTTTGTTTCCAAAG GGAGGATGGGAGAACGATGAAACTGTTGAAGAGGCAGCAGCTCGAGAAGCTATAGAAGAGGCTGGAGTTCGAGGTGATATAGTG CATCTCCTGGGTTTTTATGACTTTAAAAGCAAGACACATCAAGATGCGTGCTGTCCTGAGGGTATGTGCAGAGCTGCGGTGTTCGCACTGCATGTAAAGGAAGAGCTGACCTCATGGCCTGAGCAGAGCACCAGGCAGAGAACCTGGCTCACGGTTCCTGAAGCTGCATCACAGTGCCGGTACCAGTGGATGCAAGAGGCCCTGCTCACAGGCTTCTCTGACTGGCACGACAAGTGGAGCAGAGGTGGCGGTGGTACAAACTGTGACCCGGCCTAA
- the LOC112874732 gene encoding mitochondrial Rho GTPase 1-like produces the protein MAGATSPAAAANLAGKSGVRVVVIGDPGTGKSSLVVALATEQFPENVPRVMPPTRLPADYFPDRVPITIIDTSSSPEQKPKLIAECQAADAVVLTYACDRPATLERLSSFWLPELRRLQLKTPVIVVGCKLDLRDEQQVSLEQVMAPIMQSFREIETCIECSALRQIQVPEVFYYAQKAVLHPTAPLFDQEAQSLKPRCVRALKRIFIICDNDKDGALSDVELNEFQVRCFSAPLQPTEISGVKRVVQEKMPEGVNDNGLTLTGFLFLHALFIEKGRLETTWTVLRKFGYDNDIKLRDDLIAMPIKRAPDQTLELTSEVVDFLRGIFNMFDIDNDGALLPTELEDLFSTAPENPWSSDPYKDCAEKNVLGGLSLEGFLSKWALMTLRDPTNSYANLVYVGYPGEFLSAFTVTRKRRVDRKKQQTQRNVFQCYVFGARGSGKTSLLQSFIGRQPSDALPSNSERFATNSVELPDGTRKTLILREIPEGDVRSLLSDRESLAPCDVAVFVYDSCDEYSWQRARDLLVQVATHGENTGYEVPCLIVAAKDDLDQCAQALQESTRVSQDMGIETPIPISVKLRDLNNIFCRIVHAAQQPHLSIPETEAGKTRRQYRQLLNRSLMVVSVGAAVAVVGIAAYRVYAARKNSSS, from the exons ATGGCGGGTGCGACgtccccggcggcggccgcgaatCTGGCGGGCAAGTCGGGCGTCCGCGTCGTCGTGATCGGCGACCCCGGCACCGGCAAGTCCAGCCTCGTCGTCGCGCTCGCCACCGAGCAATTCCCCGAGAACGTGCCCCGGGTCATGCCCCCCACCCGCCTCCCCGCCGACTACTTCCCCGACCGCGTCCCCATCACCATCATCGACACATCGTCCAG CCCGGAGCAGAAGCCGAAGTTGATTGCGGAGTGCCAGGCTGCCGATGCGGTGGTGCTCACGTACGCCTGCGACCGGCCCGCCACGCTGGAACGGCTCAGTTCGTTCTGGCTCCCAGAGCTCCGGCGACTCCAG CTGAAGACTCCAGTGATCGTGGTGGGGTGCAAACTGGACCTAAGGGACGAGCAGCAGGTTAGCCTTGAGCAGGTTATGGCGCCCATCATGCAGTCATTCCGCGAGATTGAGACCTGCATTGAGTGCTCCGCTCTTCGGCAGATCCAG GTGCCTGAGGTCTTCTACTATGCCCAGAAGGCAGTGCTTCACCCAACTGCTCCTCTCTTTGATCAAGAGGCACAATCACTGAAGCCTCGCTGTGTGAGAGCGTTAAAGCGGATATTCATTATATGTGATAATGACAAGGATGGTGCTCTCAGTGATGTGGAGCTCAATGAATTCCAG GTCCGATGTTTCAGTGCTCCTCTCCAGCCTACTGAAATTTCAGGCGTAAAGAGAGTTGTTCAGGAGAAGATGCCTGAAGGCGTAAATGACAACGGACTTACCTTGACTGGGTTCCTTTTTCTGCATGCCCTATTTATTGAAAAAGGTCGTCTGGAAACTACATGGACTGTATTGAGGAAATTTGGTTATGACAATGACATCAAGCTTAGGGATGATCTCATTGCAATGCCAATTAAAAGAGCTCCTGATCAA ACACTGGAATTGACAAGTGAAGTGGTTGATTTCTTGAGAGGGATATTCAACATGTTTGACATCGATAAT GATGGTGCTCTTCTACCTACTGAGCTGGAGGACCTTTTCTCGACAGCACCTGAAAA CCCATGGTCTTCTGATCCATATAAAGACTGTGCTGAAAAGAATGTCTTGGGTGGTCTGTCACTTGAAGGGTTTCTTTCTAAG TGGGCTCTTATGACACTTCGAGATCCGACAAATAGTTATGCCAACCTTGTATATGTTGGCTATCCGGGCGAGTTTCTTTCAGCATTTACTGTCACGAGGAAAAGACGAGTTGATCGTAAGAAGCAACAGACTCAAAGAAATGTATTCCAGTGTTATGTTTTTGGTGCCAGAGGTTCCGGAAAGACTTCATTGCTACAATCATTCATTGGAAG GCAACCTTCTGATGCTCTGCCATCTAACAGCGAACGCTTTGCAACAAATTCTGTTGAACTGCCTGAT GGAACTAGAAAGACGCTAATACTGCGAGAAATTCCTGAAGGTGATGTGAGATCGTTACTGTCTGACAGGGAATCATTGGCGCCCTGTGATGTAGCAGTGTTTGTTTACGATAG CTGTGATGAATATTCTTGGCAAAGAGCAAGAGACTTGCTTGTGCAGGTGGCTACACATGGAGAAAATACTGGCTACGAAGTTCCTTGCTTGATAGTTGCTGCGAAAGATGATCTTGACCAATGTGCACAAGCTCTACAAGAGTCAACTAGA GTGAGCCAAGATATGGGAATTGAAACACCAATTCCGATCAGCGTGAAGTTGAGAGATTTGAACAACATTTTCTGCAGAATAGTTCATGCAGCGCAGCAGCCCCATTTGAGCATTCCAGAGACTGAAGCTGGCAAAACGCGCAGGCAATATCGTCAGCTTCTTAACCGTTCCCTCATGGTTGTCTCTG TTGGAGCTGCTGTTGCAGTTGTTGGAATAGCTGCTTACAGGGTTTATGCAGCTCGGAAGAACTCGTCCTCTTGA
- the LOC112877970 gene encoding nudix hydrolase 16, mitochondrial-like isoform X1: MRRLVRCALYSSPAYGAVPLVPVNGSLRCATGGIDCFLWCIPFRYRANNDETSDDEHKKLVEVLMINSQSGPGLLFPKGGWENDETVEEAAAREAIEEAGVRGDIVHLLGFYDFKSKTHQDACCPEGMCRAAVFALHVKEELTSWPEQSTRQRTWLTVPEAASQCRYQWMQEALLTGFSDWHDKWSRGGGGTNCDPA; this comes from the exons ATGCGGCGCCTGGTGCGGTGCGCGTTGTATTCTTCGCCGGCGTACGGCGCGGTACCATTGGTCCCCGTGAATGGATCGTTGCGGTGTGCCACCGGGGGGATCGATTGTTTCTTGTG GTGCATACCATTTAGGTATAGAGCTAATAATGATGAAACCTCTGATGATGAACACAAGAAACTTGTGGAAGTTCTCATGATAAATTCCCAAAGTGGACCTGGTCTTTTGTTTCCAAAG GGAGGATGGGAGAACGATGAAACTGTTGAAGAGGCAGCAGCTCGAGAAGCTATAGAAGAGGCTGGAGTTCGAGGTGATATAGTG CATCTCCTGGGTTTTTATGACTTTAAAAGCAAGACACATCAAGATGCGTGCTGTCCTGAGGGTATGTGCAGAGCTGCGGTGTTCGCACTGCATGTAAAGGAAGAGCTGACCTCATGGCCTGAGCAGAGCACCAGGCAGAGAACCTGGCTCACGGTTCCTGAAGCTGCATCACAGTGCCGGTACCAGTGGATGCAAGAGGCCCTGCTCACAGGCTTCTCTGACTGGCACGACAAGTGGAGCAGAGGTGGCGGTGGTACAAACTGTGACCCGGCCTAA
- the LOC112874733 gene encoding zerumbone synthase-like produces the protein MAAATSSPSSSSATKRLEGKVALVTGGATGIGEAIVRLFRENGAKVCIADIQDEAGQQLRDALGGGDVAMFVHCDVTAEEDVSAAVDAAAERFGALDVMVNNAGVTGSKVTDIRNVDLAEVRRVFDINVHGVFLGMKHAARAMIPRRRGSIVSLASVASVGGGMGPHAYTASKHAVAGLTKSVAAELGRHGVRVNCVSPYAVPTALSMPHLPQGARAGDALKDFLAFVGGEANLKGVDLMPRDVAEAVLYLASDEARYVSALNLVVDGGFTSVNNAMKQFED, from the exons ATGGCCGCCGCTACCTCCTCGCCGTCATCCTCCTCCGCCACGAAGCG GTTGGAAGGGAAGGTCGCCCTCGTCACCGGTGGTGCCACCGGTATCGGTGAAGCCATCGTCCGCCTCTTCAGAGAGAACGGCGCCAAGGTCTGCATCGCGGACATCCAGGACGAGGCCGGCCAGCAGCTCCGCGACgccctcggcggcggcgacgtggCCATGTTCGTCCACTGCGACGTCACGGCCGAGGAGGACGtgagcgccgccgtcgacgcGGCGGCCGAGCGGTTCGGCGCGCTGGACGTCATGGTGAACAACGCCGGCGTCACGGGCAGCAAGGTCACCGACATCCGCAACGTGGACCTCGCCGAGGTGCGCAGGGTGTTCGACATCAACGTGCACGGCGTGTTCCTCGGGATGAAGCACGCGGCGCGCGCCATGATCCCCCGGAGGCGGGGCTCCATCGTGTCGCTGGCGAGCGTGGCCAGCGTCGGCGGCGGGATGGGCCCGCACGCGTACACGGCGTCCAAGCACGCCGTGGCCGGGCTCACCAAGAGCGTCGCCGCGGAGCTGGGGCGCCACGGGGTGCGCGTCAACTGCGTCTCGCCCTACGCCGTGCCCACGGCGCTGTCCATGCCGCACCTGCCCCAgggcgcgcgcgccggcgacgcGCTCAAGGACTTCCTGGCCTTCGTCGGCGGCGAGGCCAACCTCAAGGGCGTCGACCTGATGCCCAGGGACGTCGCCGAGGCGGTGCTCTACCTGGCCAGCGACGAGGCCAGATACGTCAGCGCGCTCAACCTCGTGGTGGATGGTGGCTTCACATCCGTGAACAATGCTATGAAGCAGTTCGAGGATTAG
- the LOC112874734 gene encoding zerumbone synthase-like produces the protein MSAAGSSPSASSSTKRLEGKVALVTGGATGIGEAIVRLFREHGAKVCIADIQDEAGQRLRDALGDQDVMFVHCDVTVEEDVSAAVDAAAERFGALDVMVNNAGITGNKVTDIRNVDFAEVRKVFDINVHGVFLGMKHAARVMIPQKRGSIVSLASVASAIGGMGPHGYTASKHAVVGLTKSVAGELGRHGVRVNCVSPYAVPTALSMPHLPQGARAGDALKDFLAFVGGEANLKGVDVMPKDVAEAVLYLASDEARYVSALNLMVDGGFTAVNHNLKAFED, from the exons ATGTCCGCCGCGGGCTCCTCGCcgtccgcctcctcctccaccaagCG GTTGGAAGGGAAGGTCGCCCTCGTCACCGGTGGTGCCACCGGTATCGGTGAAGCCATCGTTCGCCTTTTCAGAGAGCATGGCGCCAAAGTCTGCATCGCGGACATCCAGGACGAGGCCGGCCAGCGGCTGCGCGACGCCCTCGGAGACCAGGACGTCATGTTCGTCCACTGCGACGTCACGGTCGAGGAGGACGTGAGCGCTGCCGTCGACGCGGCGGCCGAGCGGTTCGGCGCGCTGGACGTCATGGTGAACAACGCCGGCATCACGGGCAACAAGGTCACCGACATCCGCAACGTGGACTTCGCCGAGGTGCGCAAGGTGTTCGACATCAACGTGCACGGCGTGTTCCTCGGGATGAAGCACGCGGCGCGCGTCATGATCCCCCAGAAGCGGGGCTCCATCGTGTCGCTGGCGAGCGTGGCCAGCGCCATCGGCGGGATGGGCCCGCACGGGTACACCGCCTCCAAGCACGCCGTGGTCGGGCTCACCAAGAGCGTCGCCGGGGAGCTCGGGCGCCACGGGGTGCGCGTCAACTGCGTCTCGCCCTACGCCGTGCCCACGGCGCTGTCCATGCCGCACCTGCCCCAgggcgcgcgcgccggcgacgcGCTCAAGGACTTCCTGGCCTTCGTCGGCGGCGAGGCCAACCTCAAGGGCGTCGACGTGATGCCCAAGGATGTCGCCGAGGCGGTGCTCTACCTGGCAAGCGACGAGGCAAGGTACGTCAGCGCGCTCAATCTCATGGTGGACGGCGGCTTCACAGCCGTGAACCATAACCTGAAAGCGTTCGAGGATTAG